From Cannabis sativa cultivar Pink pepper isolate KNU-18-1 chromosome 8, ASM2916894v1, whole genome shotgun sequence, a single genomic window includes:
- the LOC133030506 gene encoding uncharacterized protein LOC133030506 yields MERLPVLIKSNGQWNEDHNYVNYVASGEFIPTKCKYEELLQILLTSLGCENTRTTLQIQYQAKEGIPPIKICNDRSLYFYLELKMKETYFTTYPLCVNQQNNNTTPAATPNSISTTTPNEYNVAMIENNTTTLENNITTTESYTTGHQTEEGEKSETIEDEEDKFDIIDYANLVAEEMVEQLENTSKKLDPEIDINNAKLITDKQHPEVEKGQAYKDKETLKNVLSYYAIKNNFQYKVWKSCSQEYSLKCVYESCNWSLRASRNGPTNTFIIRSLNKCPVFTICTEIHMFGICNRFSNMRTCPINIRHEDQRQATSKLIGECIKPKFLNIMTKATAMDIKGELKYRFGIKMNYMKAWRSKEHAVNDLRGNASDSYSLIPSFLHMVEKTNPGSFVDLKTAEDNSLLFVFMALDASIKGWGACRPIVVVDGTFLKAAYGGTLLEIYPEIAHSYCGYHILSNLKTSFKQHAAKYNLPFFGAVKAYTEKQFEFHMAELDGLDKRIRPYLKKIGYEKWSRIHSQNKRYSTMTSNISESLNAANLAARELPITTLLECLRALVQQWTHTNRTKAHNTFTKLSPTGEDILLKNYTYSLNLEVTATTDYLFEVTRMKESWEVDLEKRTCTCNMFQIDEMPCGHAVAVMREMNMDPYTYCSDYYTKKNWLATYSGTVYPIGHQSEWEVPKEVKNIIVLPPHERVKSERPKTLRRKAGWEKDQHNKCSKCGELGHNKRTCSRRRRRE; encoded by the exons ATGGAACGTCTACCAGTACTCATCaagagcaatggacaatggAATGAAGATCACAATTATGTGAACTATGTGGCTAGTGGAGAATTCATACCAACAAAATGCAAGTACGAAGAGCTACTGCAAATACTGCTTACTTCATTGGGGTGCGAAAACACCAGAACAACACTACAAATACAGTACCAAGCTAAAGAAGGAATACCACCGATCAAAATATGCAACGATCGAAGCCTCTACTTTTACTTGGAATTGAAAATGAAGGAAACATATTTCACGACATATCCACTATGTGTCAACCAGCAAAACAACAACACAACACCTGCTGCAACACCAAATTCGATATCCACAACAACACCGAATGAATATAATGTGGCAATGAtcgaaaacaacacaacaacgcttgaaaacaacataacaacAACAGAATCATACACAACGGGACATcaaacagaagaaggggaaaAGTCAGAAACAATAGAAGATGAGGAGGACAAATTCGACATAATTGACTATGCAAATCTGGTTGCTGAAGAAATGGTAGAACAACttgaaaacaccagtaaaaaacTGGATCCAGAAATCGACATCAACAATGCAAAGTTAATAACAGACAAGCAACACCCCGAAGTGGAAAAAGGACAggcatacaaagacaaagaaactcTAAAAAATGTCCTCAGCTACTACGCAATCAAAAACAACTTTCAGTACAAAGTGTGGAAGTCCTGCTCTCAAGAGTACAGTCTGAAATGTGTTTACGAAAGCTGCAATTGGTCACTAAGAGCATCGAGAAATGGGCCAACAAACACATTCATAATCAGGAG CCTTAACAAATGCCCTGTTTTCACAATTTGTACTGAAATACACATGTTTGGTATCTGCAACAg GTTCTCAAATATGCGCACATGCCCCATAAATATTAGGCATGAAGACCAAAGGCAAGCAACATCGAAACTGATAGGGGAATGCATAAAACCGAAGTTCTTGAACATAATGACCAAGGCAACAGCGATGGACATAAAAGGGGAGTTGAAATACAGATTTGGCATCAAAATGAACTATATGAAAGCTTGGAGAAGTAAGGAACATGCAGTAAACGACTTGAGAGGTAATGCTAGTGACTCGTACAGCCTAATACCGAGTTTCTTACACATGGTGGAAAAAACAAACCCTGGATCATTTGTCGATCTGAAAACGGCAGAAGACAACAGCTTGCTCTTTGTTTTCATGGCGTTGGATGCATCCATAAAAGGGTGGGGAGCATGCAGACCGATAGTTGTTGTGGACGGAACGTTCCTCAAAGCAGCTTATGGGGGAACTTTGTT AGAAATCTATCCAGAAATTGCACACAGTTACTGCGGTTACCACATTTTGAGCAACCTTAAAACAAGCTTCAAACAACATGCTGCCAAATACAATCTGCCATTCTTTGGAGCAGTGAAAGCCTACACAGAAAAGCAATTCGAGTTCCACATGGCTGAATTGGATGGATTGGACAAACGCATAAGACCTTACCTCAAAAAAATCGGGTATGAAAAGTGGTCAAGAATTCATAGCCAAAACAAGAGGTATTCCACAATGACCTCAAACATATCAGAATCACTGAACGCTGCAAATTTGGCAGCAAGGGAGCTACCAATTACAACGCTGCTAGAATGCTTGAGAGCATTGGTGCAACAATGGACGCATACTAATAGGACAAAAGCACACAACACCTTCACTAAGCTATCACCAACTGGAGAAGACATACTGTTGAAAAATTACACATACTCATTGAATCTGgag gTTACAGCAACAACAGATTACTTGTTTGAGGTAACAAGAATGAAAGAATCGTGGGAAGTAGACCTAGAAAAAAGAACATGCACGTGCAACATGTTCCAAATAGATGAAATGCCATGCGGGCACGCAGTGGCCGTGATGAGGGAGATGAACATGGACCCGTACACCTACTGTTCAGAttactatacaaaaaaaaattggctgGCAACTTATTCAGGGACAGTTTACCCAATAGGACACCAAAGTGAATGGGAGGTACCGAAAGAAGTGAAAAATATTATAGTCTTGCCTCCACATGAAAGAGTAAAATCAGAAAGACCAAAAACATTAAGAAGGAAGGCTGGATGGGAAAAGGATCAACACAACAAGTGCAGCAAATGTGGTGAACTGGGGCATAACAAAAGAACCTGCAGCAGAAGACGTAGAAgggaataa